A genomic stretch from Setaria viridis chromosome 1, Setaria_viridis_v4.0, whole genome shotgun sequence includes:
- the LOC117857546 gene encoding uncharacterized protein has protein sequence MRFFTTGGGGGSSSARSYEPMATADTTDLRYWLHWQVGLCALWVLGCMSVASYLIWRHEGTGADRRPGGASPSSAAGGDGVDGGKRSRPGVLYDDEAWRPCLRDIHPAWLLAYRLISFFVLLSLLVVIVISDGGNIFYYYTQWTFILVTIYFGLGTALSIYGCSKFADENVAAARADMELGTTYITHAAAAKPSFDEHDGTREIAGFWGYLLQIIYQANAGAVMLTDCVFWFIIFPFLTVKDYNLNFLLIGMHSVNAVFLLGEAALNSLSFPWFRIAYFFLWTALYVIFQWIVHAATPIWWPYPFLDLSSNLAPLWYLAVAVMQLPCYVVFRLVIKLKHHLLAKWFPGSFVRLRGY, from the exons ATGCGTTTCTTCACcacaggcggcggaggcggctcatcgtcggcgcGGTCGTACGAGCCCATGGCGACGGCGGACACCACGGACCTGCGCTACTGGCTGCACTGGCAGGTGGGGCTGTGCGCGCTCTGGGTGCTCGGCTGCATGTCCGTCGCCTCCTACCTCATCTGGCGTCACGAGGGCACCGGCGCCGACCGCCGCCCGGGCGGCGCGTCCCCGtcctcggcggcgggcggcgacggggtcgACGGCGGGAAGCGGAGTCGGCCCGGGGTGCTGTACGACGACGAGGCGTGGCGGCCCTGCCTCCGGGACATCCATCCGGCGTGGCTGCTCGCGTACAGGCTCATCTCCTTCTTCGTCCTCCTCAGCCTGCTCGTCGTCATTGTCATCTCCGATGGCGGCAACATCTTCTACTACTACACGCA GTGGACCTTCATTCTGGTGACGATTTACTTCGGG CTTGGCACAGCCCTGTCCATCTACGGCTGCAGCAAGTTCGCCGATGAGAATGTCGCCGCTGCGAGGGCAGACATGGAACTTGGCACCACTTACATTACCCATGCCGCGGCTGCTAAACCGAGCTTTGACGAACACGATGGCACTAGGGAGATTGCTGGATTCTGGGGTTACCTGCTCCAGATCATCTATCAG GCAAATGCGGGTGCAGTGATGCTGACAGACTGTGTGTTCTGGTTCATCATTTTCCCATTCCTCACAGTCAAGGACTACAATCTCAACTTC TTGTTGATAGGAATGCATTCGGTGAATGCTGTTTTCCTGCTTGGTGAGGCAGCCCTGAACAGCTTG AGCTTCCCTTGGTTCCGGATCGCATACTTCTTCCTTTGGACGGCGCTTTACGTCATTTTCCAATGGATTGTCCATGCAGCAACTCCAATTTG GTGGCCTTACCCATTCCTTGACCTGTCATCTAATCTGGCACCTTTGTG GTACCTAGCGGTCGCAGTGATGCAACTTCCATGCTACGTGGTGTTCAGGCTGGTGATCAAGCTGAAACACCACCTGCTCGCCAAGTGGTTTCCAGGCTCGTTCGTAAGACTAAGAGGCTACTAG
- the LOC117853616 gene encoding disease resistance protein RGA2 — MKTAIEALQSLQWILSAGTDIFEANQLNNELERLRDTLPKARVLICRSEWGMFKDKELAKLVSRLKDTTYDAEDLLRELDDQVLRKRIEDADRSRAGQLLSSSLNLAKTLVRRSKTRIRETQDRLEKVVAEIEGMLNLMGLMSVEPSQIMPETSSVISAPEVVGRDGERDALVEMLGVMIGREVPRDQVIKLLGVPLTGKRGGTGRTAGSNGKRAAASNGVASTSRAKQPKGNGGRAGLAETNCTNNVSVISIVGIGGVGKTTLAQFIYNDPRVKHHFGVMIWVCVSDFFDKRRITKEIIESIPGEEYNSSSSLNALQIELMKRLKTCPKFLLVLDDIWPNANADWEAFYAPLKYGPEGSMILVTTRSPVVATRVTTSNCRPVQLEGLPTGIFWDFFKKCAFGRNDPESYSQLQDIARSISTRLCGSPLAAKTLGRLLNMSLTERHWRAIQKSELWELRHEENEILPALQLSYLYLPEEVKRCFVFCSMFPKDYSFEREEIVDIWVAQGFVAPGGSIRPEDVGITYLDELRNRFLFQTDPMFPNKTRYVMHDLIHDMAVSFSMDECLVMQDLRNQNKSRMQNTVRHMSIEVDGESLTRMGDIQHLNKLHSLRFGIRFDVEITWFNQLSNILFLSLKGCKLVKLPDSICELNSLRYLDISHSNVQELPEKLWCLYSLQVFDASRSRLKTIHQDVTKLINLRQLVLPAEASRALSRVSGLGNLSCLRRLSNFIVAKKNGRGIGELKFMNQLSGKLSIRYLYTVRSEEEAFEARLVEKQYLKELVLHFRDFCPPVPCSTENGVLEGLRPHSRIECLKVHGFCGDRFPSWFKPEDLPTLITLELSNCCNIESLPIPCFADGTQVGLRGDDGTQHAAGSISRSNGIAPFAFSRLTDLRVSYCTNLTNLKQFLTPEKLPSIKSIVLDKCSSLTSIPFHSFVGFVCLRDLKIYNCEKLECPQEMVLPPSLQRLCIGCCGELERSFPACLENLTSLTLLQLDGCHNIKCISLNSIGSNMLKCLVIHDCRELSSIGGLQSLVSIQHVDLHYCPKLTEVQLPFYKKELRTKEGKELLNFLSHGYVRLCDLF, encoded by the coding sequence ATGAAGACGGCCATAGAGGCACTGCAAAGTCTGCAATGGATTCTCTCGGCCGGGACCGACATCTTCGAAGCGAACCAACTGAACAACGAGCTGGAGCGCCTCCGAGACACCTTGCCCAAGGCTCGCGTGCTCATCTGTCGCAGCGAGTGGGGCATGTTCAAGGACAAGGAGCTGGCGAAGCTTGTCTCGCGTCTCAAGGACACCACGTACGATGCAGAGGATCTTCTCCGCGAGCTGGATGACCAGGTGTTGCGGAAAAGAATAGAGGACGCTGACCGGAGCAGAGCAGGTCAACTCTTATCTTCCTCTCTTAATCTTGCAAAAACTTTGGTCCGCCGTAGCAAAACAAGGATAAGGGAGACACAAGATAGGCTTGAAAAGGTTGTGGCTGAGATCGAGGGGATGCTCAATCTTATGGGTCTTATGAGTGTTGAGCCATCGCAGATCATGCCGGAGACAAGCTCGGTCATCAGCGCTCCGGAAGTTGTTGGTCGTGACGGTGAACGAGATGCTTTGGTCGAGATGCTTGGTGTGATGATTGGGCGTGAGGTCCCACGGGATCAGGTGATCAAACTATTGGGAGTGCCACTCACTGGGAAAAGAGGTGGTACTGGTAGAACTGCAGGGTCTAACGGGAAGAGAGCAGCAGCAAGCAATGGTGTTGCATCTACATCCAGAGCCAAGCAACCAAAAGGAAACGGTGGCAGGGCTGGACTTGCTGAAACTAACTGCACCAACAATGTTTCTGTCATCTCGATTGTCGGCATTGGCGGGGTGGGGAAGACTACCCTGGCTCAGTTCATCTACAATGATCCAAGGGTGAAACACCACTTTGGTGTCATGATATGGGTATGTGTCTCAGACTTCTTTGACAAGAGAAGGATAACAAAGGAGATCATTGAATCCATCCCTGGTGAGGAATACAACTCATCGAGCAGTCTAAATGCTCTTCAAATTGAATTGATGAAGCGGCTGAAGACGTGCCCAAAATTCCTTTTGGTGTTGGATGACATTTGGCCGAACGCTAATGCTGATTGGGAGGCGTTTTATGCACCATTGAAGTATGGTCCTGAAGGCAGCATGATCTTAGTGACCACAAGATCTCCAGTGGTTGCTACTCGTGTCACCACAAGCAACTGTAGGCCTGTCCAACTTGAAGGATTGCCTACTGGTATATTTTGGGACTTCTTCAAAAAGTGTGCATTTGGTAGAAATGACCCAGAGTCATATTCTCAATTGCAAGATATTGCTCGGAGCATTTCTACTAGGTTGTGTGGGTCGCCTTTGGCAGCAAAAACACTGGGACGCTTGTTGAATATGAGCCTGACAGAACGACACTGGAGGGCTATCCAGAAGAGTGAACTGTGGGAGCTACGGCATGAAGAGAATGAGATATTACCAGCCCTTCAACTGAGCTATTTGTATCTCCCAGAAGAGGTTAAGAGATGTTTTGTATTTTGCTCCATGTTTCCGAAAGATTATAGCTTTGAAAGAGAGGAGATAGTTGACATTTGGGTGGCACAGGGCTTTGTGGCGCCAGGGGGAAGCATACGTCCTGAAGATGTGGGGATTACTTACTTGGATGAATTGAGGAACAGATTTCTTTTCCAAACTGATCCGATGTTCCCGAATAAAACAAGATACGTAATGCACGATCTGATCCATGATATGGCAGTGTCCTTTTCTATGGATGAATGCTTGGTGATGCAAGATTTAAGAAACCAGAACAAGAGCAGAATGCAGAATACAGTTCGTCACATGTCAATCGAGGTGGATGGTGAATCCTTGACCAGAATGGGAGACATTCAACATTTGAATAAATTGCACTCACTTAGGTTTGGAATCAGATTTGATGTTGAAATAACCTGGTTTAATCAACTTTCCAACATTCTATTTTTGAGCCTAAAAGGTTGCAAGCTGGTAAAGCTACCCGATAGCATATGTGAGTTGAATAGTCTTCGTTATCTTGATATATCTCATAGCAATGTGCAAGAATTACCCGAGAAACTCTGGTGCCTCTACAGCCTACAAGTTTTTGATGCAAGTCGTTCACGTCTGAAAACAATTCATCAGGACGTAACAAAGCTAATTAACTTGCGTCAACTAGTTCTGCCAGCAGAAGCCTCTCGTGCCTTGTCAAGGGTAAGTGGGCTTGGAAATCTGTCTTGTCTACGAAGGTTGAGTAATTTTATAGTTGCAAAAAAGAATGGACGGGGAATTGGTGAGCTGAAGTTCATGAATCAGCTCAGTGGAAAGCTTTCTATCAGATATCTTTACACTGTTAGGAGCGAGGAAGAGGCTTTTGAGGCTAGACTTGTTGAAAAGCAATACCTCAAGGAACTTGTTCTACATTTTCGAGACTTTTGTCCTCCTGTGCCGTGCAGTACTGAGAATGGAGTGCTTGAAGGCTTGCGTCCTCATTCAAGAATTGAATGCCTTAAAGTCCATGGCTTTTGTGGTGATAGGTTTCCAAGCTGGTTTAAGCCAGAAGACCTACCAACTTTAATAACCCTGGAGCTTTCCAATTGCTGCAACATCGAAAGTTTACCAATCCCCTGCTTTGCTGATGGGACACAAGTTGGTTTAAGGGGTGATGATGGAACGCAGCATGCAGCCGGCAGCATCAGTCGCAGCAATGGCATTGCGCCCTTTGCCTTTTCACGCCTCACTGATTTACGTGTTTCCTATTGCACGAATCTGACAAATCTTAAGCAGTTCTTGACCCCAGAGAAACTGCCATCCATCAAGTCGATAGTACTTGACAAATGTTCGAGTCTAACATCAATACCGTTCCACAGTTTTGTGGGATTTGTTTGCCTACGGGACCTGAAAATCTACAATTGTGAGAAGCTGGAGTGCCCACAGGAAATGGTtttgcccccctctctccagCGACTCTGCATAGGGTGCTGCGGTGAGCTGGAAAGGTCATTTCCAGCCTGCCTAGAGAACCTCACCTCTCTCACCCTCCTGCAGTTGGATGGTTGTCACAACATCAAGTGCATCTCGTTGAACTCGATTGGCTCAAACATGCTCAAATGCCTGGTTATACATGACTGCCGGGAGTTGTCATCCATCGGAGGATTGCAAAGCCTTGTATCCATACAGCATGTCGATCTACATTACTGCCCTAAGCTTACCGAGGTACAACTGCCCTTCTATAAGAAGGAACTGCGGACCAAGGAGGGGAAGGAACTGCTCAATTTTCTTTCGCACGGGTACGTTAGGTTATGTGACTtattttaa